ATTTccaattatttaataacatttcaacaatttttttcatgtaattaatacataatttagGTAATTTTTTTACCTTCAACCCTAAACCTAAAATCATGAACCCTAAATCTAGAATCTCGAATcttaaacccaaaatcttaaacTTGAACACCGAACCtataaccctaaacccttaaactcTAAATCAAAACATGAACCCCAATCTCTTAGCTCGTAACCCTAAACCATTGAACCCAAACCTCAAACCCCAAACATGTAACCTTAAACCACAAATTGAATCTTAAACCCCGAACTCAAACCTTGAACCTTAAATCTTAACTCAAACCCTAAACCTCAAAGTTTAAAGTTcatagtttaaggtttagggtttgagtTCAAGGTTCATggtaaaataaataccaaaataatgtgtcaatgacatggaaaaattgcacaaaaattattaattttttaaaaattggttggaacaaataaaaaatattaacttatggaaaaaaacaaaatgatcaaaattatttgaagtaatttaattaaaaattaaattaagttggagAATATATTAGATATAAATGAGcgtataataatattttgttatctttaaaatttaataacgtAGCACTATTTTATTGGTGTCTAAAAACAATACTACTATAGATAAAAGGGTCTTTCTTGACACGAGGTTCTTTATCTTTGTTCAACTtttgtcttctttttttatttcttttttttttgtactttataaaataatggtcaaattttaatttgacctcaatattatgttgaaatttaaaatttgatctttATACATTAATTTGTGACATATTTCGATCTCTCAATTTTCATCTAGTGTGgtgcatttaatttttttttatctcacgttataatatttaatctcatcgccatcattatttttacactaacggTAGATAAACACACCGTCCATTCAAaagaatcttaaattttaaatttaaaaaaaatatatataaacttaaaacatattttaatatttaaaattttacttaataatataactcgaaaatataattaatttgatgCAAAACGTGGTGAAAATCATACTAATATAAATTAAAAGAGGCATGTgaatttatattttcttattattctcCCATCATTACTCATGAATGATATAATTTCATCGTGTATTACGGGGTATACGTCAAACTGCGCAGTGAAAGAACAGGATGCAAAAAGTAAAAGACAATTCCATCCTCTGGGGTGAAAGCCAAGTTATCAACAAGTGGTCATCaaggttattattttattaattttcagaATTGTTACCAGATTAGGAAATGCTGAACCATACATAAATTAATCTCCATTCCCAACATCACATCATCTTCTTCACTGTGACAAATGGCCAACTTCAAGCACTGTATATCCAGCTCATGGAAATGGGCGTCCAATTACATTCGGTTCTCCAAGGCCGCCATATTCATCAGCGGTAACTATATCCTCCTATATCCCATTTGTCATATATTAGCCCGTTGTTACTACTCTAATAACCAAAGTTTAAAccttaaaatgaatttaaattatttttacaatataAAAATCCATTGAGCAGAATAGCACAAATGCACCCATGTTTGCATCACTATAGAACATGGAATTAGAATTAGCACTTCATGATTGACAATTTACTTTTTGAGTTAATCTGATATCAGTAATGATAGGTTTGATATTCAGCGACTCATTTATAGATATGGGGTTTAAAGCATTCCTGATATCCTACATCGAGTCCCGGGAGAACTTATCTATTGGGGGCCTTATAGCCTATGTAGCAGCTATGGATGGCATACAACAATTTCTGGCCATTCTCATTCACCACCTTGCAACTGATCGTCTCGGTGATTTCCGAGTCATTATCCTCACCTTGCCATGTTTGATCTTCGTAAGTAATTACTcctttttattaacttttttttttgaaaattactttttattaatttaaacctTCACGTCTCTCTCTCAAGTGATGGGCTCAATGTGATCTCTGGTGTCCTCGGGTTTTTAGGTTTGCCAAATACACTTATAATATAggtataataaattatttcatccttcaattttacaaaataaaaatcattttaattttttatttaatttttcattttttaacttataaatttataatatttgccaaatcacttaaaaataagggaaaagttgtatatatgtgaattgcCACAAGTAAacctgctcatgggtcgggctacCTAGCCCGAAGGCCCGCAaaaaatgtgggagggtttgggcaaaaatataagcccgaaaaatgggcttggacaaaaaagaCTCGTTTAAAAAAGGGTTGAGCCTCGGGTAAGATATTTTTGGCCTAAGCTCGGCCCGTCCCGGCCCAAATTcactaaatgataaaaaaaattgttttttaatgttattttcttattattttctccctattttgctaccatattactattatattgctattattttattgttattgtttagatattgtataaaatttattttattattaattttgttattattttaaagacatttgttaattttgttattattttagaggtatttgcttattaagttgcatctatcttagtgctatgtaagtctacatattttttaaaatttattttcaatttgttagaaaatatttattttaattttttagtatttttgatgtattatatatatttaaaaattatataaaataatataaaaaattaataagggcgggccgggccgagccgagctcgggttttagcatttttatttgggtcgggcttgagtaaaattttaggcctattttttgggaaaaatgggtctaaatttttagttgagcccgaccTAAACCTGGCCCGACCTATAAGCACCTCTAGTCACAAGATGCGAtgtcaataattaattatttttaaaattttttaaatttaaaaaaattataaaaattattttaaaaggtatgaaaatataaaaaatatttttagattttttaatttttaaaaaattaattaattgctaaatGTCAAGAATGCAATCTAATAAACAACATATTTTCAAAagttaaaagagaaaaaattaaatgaaagttaaaataactttttttctaattaaagaactaaataatatgtataatatatactACGAGTACATTGTAACATCTACATTTAAGTGCTCTTTCATATTTAAATCAATGAAAATAAAACGATTAAAACTTTTGAAAATATGTTGTTTGTACTCGTAGATGttacaatatataaaaataaaaaaataaaatggcaTTATTTTTGTAGGGATTACTGATATTATGGCTTTCTAGTTTGCTTCGATCCCAACAAACGAGCAATCAAATGCTTTACATAGCTCTACCCGTAATATTGGTTGGCTTAGCTGGAATGCAAGTTTCTCTAGGAGTATTTTTACGTCAGCATTTTGAAGAAACTATTGTTGTTGATGAGACAAAGTCGGAAAGAGAACAGGAGGAAGAGTATCAGGATTTTGTAGACGGTTGTGCTAGTTTATGGTCTAATGGTGCCGGTTTTCTTGGCAAGTTCATATGTTGGACGTTCGCATCAAGCCTTAGTTGGAAGCAAACGATCATGGTTTCATTCA
This window of the Gossypium hirsutum isolate 1008001.06 chromosome A09, Gossypium_hirsutum_v2.1, whole genome shotgun sequence genome carries:
- the LOC121206153 gene encoding uncharacterized protein isoform X2, which codes for MANFKHCISSSWKWASNYIRFSKAAIFISGLIFSDSFIDMGFKAFLISYIESRENLSIGGLIAYVAAMDGIQQFLAILIHHLATDRLGDFRVIILTLPCLIFGLLILWLSSLLRSQQTSNQMLYIALPVILVGLAGMQVSLGVFLRQHFEETIVVDETKSEREQEEEYQDFVDGCASLWSNGAGFLGKFICWTFASSLSWKQTIMVSFIEVAAAYALFICGKRFYLRIPPTGRAAVSRLKEARGLVKLIPLWLLFIPYCLVEVADFSIFILQSERLDTRINPRISLHNSFNKVPVSSLYVFN
- the LOC121206153 gene encoding uncharacterized protein isoform X3, translated to MANFKHCISSSWKWASNYIRFSKAAIFISDMGFKAFLISYIESRENLSIGGLIAYVAAMDGIQQFLAILIHHLATDRLGDFRVIILTLPCLIFGLLILWLSSLLRSQQTSNQMLYIALPVILVGLAGMQVSLGVFLRQHFEETIVVDETKSEREQEEEYQDFVDGCASLWSNGAGFLGKFICWTFASSLSWKQTIMVSFIEVAAAYALFICGKRFYLRIPPTGRAAVSRLKEARGLVKLIPLWLLFIPYCLVEVADFSIFILQSERLDTRINPRISLHNSFNKVPVSSLYVFN
- the LOC121206153 gene encoding uncharacterized protein isoform X1; amino-acid sequence: MANFKHCISSSWKWASNYIRFSKAAIFISVMIGLIFSDSFIDMGFKAFLISYIESRENLSIGGLIAYVAAMDGIQQFLAILIHHLATDRLGDFRVIILTLPCLIFGLLILWLSSLLRSQQTSNQMLYIALPVILVGLAGMQVSLGVFLRQHFEETIVVDETKSEREQEEEYQDFVDGCASLWSNGAGFLGKFICWTFASSLSWKQTIMVSFIEVAAAYALFICGKRFYLRIPPTGRAAVSRLKEARGLVKLIPLWLLFIPYCLVEVADFSIFILQSERLDTRINPRISLHNSFNKVPVSSLYVFN
- the LOC121206153 gene encoding uncharacterized protein isoform X4; the protein is MEMGVQLHSVLQGRHIHQRDSFIDMGFKAFLISYIESRENLSIGGLIAYVAAMDGIQQFLAILIHHLATDRLGDFRVIILTLPCLIFGLLILWLSSLLRSQQTSNQMLYIALPVILVGLAGMQVSLGVFLRQHFEETIVVDETKSEREQEEEYQDFVDGCASLWSNGAGFLGKFICWTFASSLSWKQTIMVSFIEVAAAYALFICGKRFYLRIPPTGRAAVSRLKEARGLVKLIPLWLLFIPYCLVEVADFSIFILQSERLDTRINPRISLHNSFNKVPVSSLYVFN